In Rattus norvegicus strain BN/NHsdMcwi chromosome 3, GRCr8, whole genome shotgun sequence, a genomic segment contains:
- the Psmd5 gene encoding 26S proteasome non-ATPase regulatory subunit 5 isoform X1: MAAQAVSLLREVARLEAPLEELRALQSVVQAVPLHELREQAAELRLRPLFSLLNQNNREQTALCVSILERLLQAVEPIHLARNLRLDLQRGLTHPDDSVKTLTLSQIGRIVEDSEAVTEVLSNAELLRQVVCCIGGENLSVAKAAIKSLSRISLTQAGLEALFESNLLDDLKNVMKTNDVVRYRVYELIIDISSVSSESLNYCTTSGLVTQLLRELTGEDVLVRATCIEMVTSLAYTHHGRQYLAQEGVIDQISNIIVGADSDPFSGFYLPGFVKFFGNLAVMDSPQQICERYPVFLEKVFAMADSQDPTMIGVAVDTVGILGSSVEGKQVLQKTGTRFERLLTRIGYQAKNASTELKIRCLDAVSSLLYLSPEQQTDDFLGMTESWFSSVSRDSLELFRGISNQPFPELHCAALKVFTAIANQPWAQKLMFNSPGFVEFVMDRSVEHDKTSKDAKYELVKALANSKTVAEIFGNSNYLRLRTYLSEGPYYVKPVATTAVEGAD; the protein is encoded by the exons atggcggCGCAGGCTGTATCACTCCTGCGGGAGGTGGCGCGGCTGGAGGCGCCGCTGGAGGAGCTGCGTGCGCTGCAGTCCGTGGTGCAGGCTGTGCCGCTCCACGAGCTTCGCGAGCAGGCGGCGGAGCTACGCCTTCGCCCGCTGTTCTCCTTGCTTAACCAGAACAATCG GGAACAGACTGCTCTGTGTGTATCCATTCTGGAGAGGTTGCTCCAGGCAGTGGAACCAATTCATTTGGCCAGGAACCTCAGGCTTGACCTGCAGAGGGGACTGACTCACCCTGATGACTCTGTAAAAACCCTCACCCTCTCCCAG ATTGGGAGGATTGTTGAGGATTCGGAAGCTGTTACTGAGGTCCTGAGTAATGCTGAACTCCTGAGGCAGGTTGTCTGCTGCATTGGTGGAGAGAATTTATCTGTGGCTAAAGCG GCTATCAAATCCCTGTCAAGAATATCACTAACCCAAGCTGGACTGGAAGCTCTATTTGAAAGTAATTTGCTGGACGATTTGAAAAATGTCATGAAAACAAATGATGTTGTTCGATACAGGGTGTATGAG CTAATTATAGATATTTCTTCTGTGTCATCAGAATCGTTAAATTACTGTACCACAAGTGGACTGGTGACCCAGCTCCTGAGAGAGCTGACGGGTGAGGACGTGTTAGTCAG AGCCACCTGTATCGAAATGGTGACATCACTAGCATATACCCATCATGGACGACAATACTTGGCTCAAGAAGGAGTCATTGACCAGATATCCAATATAATTGTTGGTGCAGATTCAGACCCTTTCTCTGGCTTCTATCTGCCAG gATTTGTGAAGTTTTTTGGAAACCTGGCTGTCATGGATAGTCCTCAGCAGATCTGTGAGCGCTACCCTGTCTTTCTGGAGAAAGTGTTTGCAATGGCAGACAGTCAAGACCCCACTATGATTGGTGTGGCTGTAGACACAGTTGGAATCCTGGGATCCAGTGTTGAAGGGAAACAAGTTTTACAGAAGACAG GAACCCGCTTTGAACGCCTCCTCACGAGAATAGGTTATCAAGCAAAGAATGCTTCCACAGAGCTGAAAATTAGGTGTTTGGATGCAGTTtcctctcttctgtacctatca CCTGAGCAGCAGACTGATGACTTCCTGGGAATGACAGAGTCCTGGTTTTCCTCCGTGTCTCGAGACTCCCTGGAGCTCTTCCGTGGTATCAGTAACCAGCCCTTCCCTGAACTACACTGTGCTGCCTTGAAAGTGTTCACA GCTATTGCAAACCAACCCTGGGCTCAGAAACTTATGTTTAACAGTCCAGGTTTTGTGGAGTTTGTGATGGACCGGTCTGTGGAACATGACAAAACTTCAAAGGATGCGAAATACGAACTGGTAAAAGCGCTCGCCAATTCCAAGACAGTTGCAGAGATCTTTGGGAACTCAAATTATTTGAGGCTCAGAACGTACCTAAGTGAAGGGCCATACTACGTGAAACCTGTTGCCACAACAGCCGTAGAAGGAGCTGACTGA